The sequence AATCATGAGATTGATTCCTTTGAGAGGAAGATTGAGAAAACCTAATGTCTCATAATTACCATTTTCtccatgggaaggaaggagaagagtcTGGCTGGATGTGGGTGTCCTTGGTCTGATAAATGGTTTGTGACACCCCGGAGAAGTCTAAGCAGTCCTTTATTTCAAGTCTCTTTGTCTGGACAGGAGAATAAGACTCACAATCAGATGTCAGCTTCTGAGCTCAAGACTTCAGAAATGCCTTTCCATTCAAGCATTAAAACCCAAGATCCCAAGCCAGAGGAGAAACCACCAAGAAAGCACAAGGTGCCTCTGACAGCAGCAGGTATGTCTCTGGAGTGGTAGCAGAGTATAGTGGGGGCTGGTTCTAGATGGCCAAAGTGTCACAAGATGAACTGGGTGGGGAGGGCTAAGCTTCCAGGTGTTGGGCCAGAAAAATCACACATCAGTTTTTGGCCAGGAGCCTGACTTCTCACAAGGTTCAGAGATTCATCCTCTATTAGAATTCAAAGGAGGAGAACCAATATCCACTATGCCGACACTATCCAATGCTTAGAGCTCTTTACTTGCAGCTTTGAAATTATTGTCCTTCTTCTTAAACAATCTCAGGAACCATCCATGACCACATCACTTCTGTTCTGAGTTAGTTCTGCCTTTACAGAGCTGATATCTGCTCCTAGTGCTCTTAGGTCATGGTTCTGTCTTCTGAGCTAAGAATATGCCATTTTCAGCTTTCACATGACTGCTCTTCACACAGGTTTTCTCTCTCATGTCTTGTTTCCTTCCAGCAGTTCCCTCTCCTACCCCACCTGCCCTCAGACCAAACACCAAACACCTGATGGGGTTTGGCAATCAGTGAGGGTTAGAGAAGAGTGAACACACATTCCTTCCTTGTAGTTGGAGGTACTCATTGGCTTAGCTGCAGATTTGAGTGGGAATATCTCCTGGGCCCCTTTAAAGTTGCATTTAAACTACCTGTCTGGTCCTTGAAGTCATTATAGTTTGCAAACCCTCCCAGGATAAACCATTTGTGTAGCCCCAAACCATATTAACTTGGAAACTGCTGCCATAACTACATACTATTACTGACACTAGGTTTATGTCTGGAATTTTTACCATGCTGCTGCAACTCATAGCTTTTTGAGGTCTaaattctccctttcccttcccttgtgtttccCTCCTGATTTGTTGAAATGAATATGACACCTTAGCATTTATCCTTCACATTTTTATCCTGTGAGATTAAAGACACATGATCCTTAGTAAGCCATCTAGTTGAGGAAAAGAGTGACTGGCTCATGAGCTGGAAGGGGTGCCATCATCAGCCCTCTGGGAAAATCCCCTTGTTGCCTCAACTGACAATGATAGTGTCTTTCACACAGAGGCCCTAAAGTTTTTTAAGAACCAGCTGTCTTCTTATGAACAAAGTGAGATCCTGGGCTACACGGAGCTGTGGTTCCTGGGGCTGGAAGCAAAGAAGCTCCACGTGACTCCTGAGTTCAGCAAAACGAGTTTTGATGATGAACATGGCTCCTATATGAAGGTGACAGGGGAGTAGATCATGGTATCTCCAGGGGCCTAGGGCTTGGGGACAAGAGGTaatctggaaaggaaaaaagtgtGGGGTATTTTATAGCATTTGGTGCCAATATACCTTGGACTAGGCATCCTGAAGGATTCTAGTAGGTTCTAAACCAAAGAAATGCCatgtttaaaaatgggaaatgggAACATGCCatgtttaaaaatgggaaaacatgcaATTAATATAACAACTACTCTGCTAACAATACTGATTTCTCCAAGAGTATTTGGGGTAACAGATTTGCATCCTTGGCAAATTCCCACAAGCTCTTCTTGTGCACAAACCTGGACCCATTGGAAAGGCCAGACTCCATGGAATAAGATGCATTCTTCCCAGCATTCTCTTTTTTGGGTCTTCCATACAAGTCCACACATGGAcctctttcaattttattttaattgccatttactctcaaccaaaaaaaaaaaaagttcttgtcaCTGTAGCCCCTGGTCCCTAATGCtcaattttcttcagttttccaaAGATGGATCCTAGCAAAGATGaatctctcctcctttctgatTGTATCTGAGAATTCCTCAGGACAGTGCCTCTTACCAGCCTGAAGGTGAAATCTGGGCGGTGAAAAGTGTCTCTTTTGCTTTGGAAAGAAATGTCCACTTCCAAAGATGTCCAGATGTGTGTGATACTTAGTCCATTAGGTTTTTGGGCTGCTGGGAATTTCCTTCTCTGGTCATTTTCTCACaactcatttacatttaaaggagACAAGATTGGTCTGTGAGGCTTCATAGAAGAGACATACTTCTTAAGAGTATTTAGAgctgtgtttctcaaactttactaTGTACACAAATTAcctagggatcttgttaaaaatgtgGGCTCTTATCCAGCAGGTGTGGGATGGGACCTGAGATTTTGCCTTTCTCAAAATCTGCCAGGTGATGTCCATGCTGCTGGTTCTTGGGCCACACTCTGAAAAGGATGGATTTAGAGTTTCTAGCACACATCCTCTATCTAGTGCCCTGGTTCTCAACATTTTTAGGCAAAGGATCCCTTTAGGAGTCTGACAAAAGCTATCAGTCCTCATCCCAGAAGAGGCACCCTGAACATACACAAAGTTTCAAAGAGGGATAGGTTAATAATGGATCCTTGGTCAAGAATCACCAATGTAATCCTTACCTCCAATTCATCTAGATATCCTcaaccccttccctgcccaccctcctaCCCGGGCATAGAATCTCTGGGAAATTCCCCAGCAATGCCAGCACTACCTTTAAGTTAATTCACTGAAACTCAGTTCCTCAGTCTTAAATCTTAGGCAGCTATGTTACtggtggaggcaggaagggggatAACATATGCTCACTGTACACTCAAAATCTCCATCTTCATTACATTCTGCACATACAAATAGACAATTCACTGAACCAAATTCCGAAACAAGCAGCCCACTGCATTCTCATTTCTATTCTGTGAGCAAGTGTTAATTTAATAcctatttattgagagagaaactACCATGCTGGGGCATCTGCTAGACTCTGGAAATATGAAGGGAACAATAAAAATGAGTACAACTTGATCCTTGGCCTCAAGTGATGACAATCATTGTCAAAGTTGACATGTAGACAAATAATTATGATATATCCAAACTGGTGGCCTGTgtaaaatatataccaaataCCTTTACACCAGCATGTGCAGAACctgtccctttccctttccctgtacATTTTTATGACAGACCTTTATAGGTGGAGTAGTCCACTTCCACATATTAGTAAAGTTGTACCTGTTCATATTCATGATCTTGATTCCTGCTGTATGAACAAATCACCACCACAGAATCACAACCACATCCTGAGAACTTGTACACAAACATTTGTCTTTCACCTCTCCCAAATTCATGAATGTAAAACTAGGAATCAGGGATTCTCAGAGCCTTAGAagttcttttttataaataaataaataaataaataaataaataaataaataaataaataaataaataaatttttaaatttacatccaagttagttagcatatagtgcaacaatgatttcaggagtagattccttaatgccccttacccatttagccattccccctcccacaacccctccaacagccctctgtttgttctctatatttaagagtctcttatgttttgtccacctctctgtttttatattatttttgcttcccttcccttatgttcatctattttgtatcttaaattcctcatatgagtgaagacatatgatatttgtcctttcctgactaatttcacttaacataataccctctagttccatccatgtagttgcaaatggcaagatttcattcttttttgattgccaagaaatactccagtgtgtgtgtgtgtgtgtgtgtgtgtgtgtgtgtgtgtgtaccacatcttctttatccattcatctgttgatggacatttaggctttttccatacaTACATGCCTATTGTCAAACAtgcctataaacattggggtgcatgtgccccttcaaaacagcacacctgtatcccttggataaatacctagtagtgcaattgctgggtcattgggtagtcctatttttaattttttgaagaacttccatactattttccagagtgagcCTTAGAGGTTCTTATCCAGAACCTTCAGTTACAGATGAGGGCACTCAGCTCAGAGTGAGTAAGTGACTTGTCTGAAGACACACAGATAAAGTCTTTTTAATTGAAGGTTTCCTGTTGCTGTGAATAAATACCTGTTCTCTAGTTTGCAGCCCATGAAGGGACATGGGTGATTCTGGGTCTTGGAAAATGCTCCTCCTCTTAGTTGAGAAAGAGTCTAGGTCTGTACTGCTAACTCCAAGTTAGAATTAAATCTGGATGAGTCAAGAGGAGAACCAGATCTGACCAGAAGGAGGCAGAGCAGAcatgaagccttctctgattGGTGGCGACACatcaggggaaagaaagagaacttcCTCCATACTGAAGCTGCTGCTCAACTGCATTCAAGAATCAGGAAATGTCTAAACTGGAAGCGACCTTCGAGACACTTTGTTTAATCCTCTTGCTTTATAGGTTTCCACACATGTGGAAAACTAGAGGTGGTAGCAGGACTGGGACTAGAACCCAAGTTTTCTGAAGACCATCCAATGTTCTTTGCACTGTATGACAGATAGAACCTGTGGGATTTTCCTGGCACCACATGTGGAGCCTGGGATCTAGGCAACAACCTAACCACTGCAGCAGCAATGAGAGGAGGGTGGGAGTTGCACCAATGCCTGGCAGTTCAGAAAGTTCCCTCTAGGAGTCAGCCCTTAGCTGACTCAGGGGCCCCAGTGTGAGGGAAGTCCCAGAGTTTATGGCTCTGTTCCTCACTCTGGCCTGGCTTCTGCAGGTCCTGCATGACCACATTGCCTACCGCTATGAGGTTTTGGAGATGATCGGGAAAGGGTCCTTTGGACAGGTGGCCAAGTGCTTGGATCACAAAAATAATGAGTTGGTGGCCTTGAAAATCATCAGGAACAAGAAGAGGTGTGGCTTGGCAGATGGCATAGACCatggtgggcgggggtgggggggggttgcctGCATGACTCTGGCCCCTTCATAATGCCAACCCTTCCTGACTCTGCCTTTTCTTCTGATCTTCctcatctttttcctctttctctctctacctatcTGATTCTACGATGGGGCAAAGAGGGGGCAAGAGTGTGGAGCTTTTAGTGCTTTCTGCCCCTCTGGACAGTCTtgctggggagatggggagaggctCGGGAAAGGGGCTTACTGCTGCAGCATGACATAACACTGTGTCCTCTGTCCCCATTGTCTGCCCTCCCTGCCACTCCCTGACCCCTTCAGATTTCACCACCAGGCACTGGTGGAGCTGAAGATCCTGGAGGCTCTCAGAAGGAAGGACAAAGACAACACCTACAATGTGGTGCACATGAAAGACTTTTTCTATTTTCGCAATCATCTCTGCATCACCTTTGAACTCTTGGGGTTAGCTGcttttcctctttaattcattttcttttgaaaagttgcTTAAATTGACAGAAGAAAAACTTTGAGGTCAGAACACTAGATTTTTCTGGGTGTGAATACTTAATGACTAGAGTGGACACAATGGCCACTCAGTTATCTAGAAAGCCAAGGAGCAAAGAGCTGGACCTAAAGCTACCCATCTCACCCTATCCCTCAGTCATGCCTGTCAACTGCCAGCATACCCTGGCTGTGCTGCACAAGCTCTGGGTGACAAACTGGGTGACATAACCAATACaaggtctctgccctcaagaCTGAAACTTAGATATGTTGAAAGGGACTGTCCTTGTCCATGTCTCCACTCACTGGCTTTATAATTCTGTGGTGCAGTGGTTGGAAACCAAGGGGACAGGCAGCTAGCTTCTCAGCATAGGGAAAGAACTATGATTTTCAGAAAATAAGGATACGAGCAGATATTTTGGGGCAGGGAACAGAACCTGACTGAAATAGACTGGCATCACCTTGCTGAATATTGGAACTGGAAGGGTGTGCTAATTGGAAGGGCATGCTAGTTTGATTACTTTTCTCTCTGAGAAGACCGTATTTCACAATCTGAACAAAATCAGAAACCCAGAGTGCATTTAGCAAAGGGGGATAATTGGGGTAGGCTCTCAGAGGCCCAGTGTTATGGGATTCACTGAGCTGGTAGCCTGGGGCTCCCAGGACACCATTGCTGTCAGTGAAATTCTGGGAACCAGCTAAATTTGAGTCAGAAGGAAGGATGACACCCTTCTCACCATCTCTGATGAGTGCAGAATGTGCTCTGCTTTCCAGTAGGCAGAGATGAGTTATCTTCCATGCATCAAAATGGACAAGCCAGGCTGCCTAGAAAGGCACAGTGCACAGTTAGATGCCATTGTTCTTAAAAGAGCCCTGAGAGGTCGGGAGGGGCAGGTGtgcagagggagaatccaaagacCAAAGAGGCTGGGAgtttcccagggtcacacagccagtcaggATGAGGCTGGAGCTTCACATCTTCTCTGTACCCCTCAAGAATGAACAGCTTCCTAAATACTGCCAGTGTTAGAGAAGGCTTAGGAATGGAAGATTGGAAACTAGGAAGAAGTTGATGCAGAGTTGTTTCTGGATCATGCCCTTTCTTTCCCACCTCTCCCCAAATCACTGAGGTTTGCACAGTCACAAACTAGCAGCCCGTGGATACGCTTTTCTTGTTAAAATGCCTTGCATTTGTTTCCAACATTTGTAAGTCAGCATATTTCATATAATAGAGCAGACTTCCATACAGTAGTGCAGGCTTCTACCTGCCTAAAAACTTTAGGGTAATCTAGCAAGAGTAAACCCTGTCAGATGGGACCAAGCAGCCAGGCTTACTTTAGATAGGGTCGGGCTTCTCCATTTTGCCTCAGCCCCCATCTGCccactctctttttcccttacTTGTCAGGAACCTGATGTCTTTAGATAGCCTTGTCAATTTGGGGCAGGAGTGGCCACTTTGTTGGGTGTTGGACTTTCTAGATCCCTTCCAAGGGCCTAAGAAGCTATGAATATTTCAGAAGTTTGGTCCAACCTTTTAACACCCACATGTGTAACAAAGTGGTTTAATGACCTTGCCACATAAGAAACAAGGGGACATCAGAGAGGCCAGCACAGTTGGGCTTCACATTGGATCCACCATGAATCAAAGGGAAAATTGAGGTTATATGACACAAAAGTCTTGCTTCCTGGTCTGAGACTTGCCTACTACCAGAGGGAAATCAAGTGATATGGGATGGTTTGCGGGTTCAAAGTAAGTATTATACCTTTTGCACTGATACATACacatcactctctctcttttccagaaTCAACTTGTATGAGCTGATGAAGAATAATAGCTTTCAAGGCTTCAGTCTGTCAATAGTTCGGCGCTTCACCCTCTCTGTTTTGAAGTGTTTGCAAATGCTTTATGTAGAGAAAATCATTCACTGTGATCTCAAGCCTGTGAGTACAAACTCTGTCCTGTCGAGGGAGCTGTTTCCCACCCTCAGAAACTTCCCTGTTCTATTCTCCAATGGAAACTGGGAAGCTGTTTGGCCAAGGTTTCAGGGTGGAAGCCAAGCAGTTATGTTTATACGTTATGTAAACCAAGAATGATGCAGTAAAGATTAAGGGACAGGTGTCAAGGCAATGCAGAGAGATATGGCATCACCGAGACAGGAAGGAACAGGAAGGTCTGAGGGCTTTCCTATGAAAGGCTTAAGGGTGTACAGAGATGTTTTATGCAGAGAGATGGAGCACTGCTGTACTAAATCCTGACTCTGTCCCTTCTTCTCTGAAGTGGTGTTAAGGGTACAGCAAATCTCTGACCACTTCCTCCATTCCAAAAGGATGTGCCCTTCTCACAGGTCCTGCTGGTATTCTGTACTTAGCTCTACTATTGCACTGGTTGCTATGTAGGAATGGTTTCTTTATCTTCCACTGACTGCAAGCTCCCCCAAGGTCAGGGACCATGTATTCTCACCATTTTATTCCCAGGCTCTGACATGGTACCTGACAATAATAATGGTAGGCAACAAATTAATGCTTGATAGAAGAATTAATGATTGCAAACTGGAGGAGTACAGGTAGCTAGGGGAAAGGTATAAGAGTGTGAAAATGTGGGGTCAGGAACTGGTTCCAGAAACAGCATGACcctcacaaatatttaaatatcccTTAACTTTTCCTCATTCCCTTCTCCTCACACACCccaaaaatttttgaatttttaattttaattccagtatagttaacatacagtggtatattagtttcaaatatacaatgtattgattcaacaattctatatattacttagtgcttatcatgataattgtgctctttaatccccatcccctatttcacccatcccctccacctcctctctggtaaccttcagtatgttctctatagttaacagcctgtttcttggtttctctctctctctctctctcctttccctttgctcattggttttgtttcgtaaattccacatatgagtgaaatcatatgatatatgtctttctctaactgacttatttcacttagcattttactttctagttccatctatgttgttgcaaatggcaagatttcattcctttttatagctgaataatattgtattgcttatatatacacatcttctttatccactcagcttccataatttgactgttgtgaatgatgctgctataaacataggggtgcatgtatccctttgaattagtgtttttgtattttgggggtaaatacacagtagtgcaATTAGTGGATCATAAAGCAGTTCTATCTTTAACTCTTTGGAGAAACTCGTCAGGTAAAtgtgagatatttttaaaattaaatattgacaAGATAGGGTTGTTCTTTCAGGGTTTACTGGTGGAGTCTCACAGGATAGTGATACATTGATTTATTCTCCATATTCAAGCTTTGCAGCTTCAAAGGGTTACAACATCCATGGACTTTGGGTACTGACTCTTACTAAGGAAATTGACATGACATAATAGGTTTGCTTGAGAAATAGTAACCTAGAATATATGTGCCCAGTAGAAAAGTACACATGCAACCAGGAGAGTGTTTGATGTGTGTAGATCAAGAATCAGGGAGTTAATTCTTATGTACTCAAAGGTTAGTTTCAATGACCTGTGATGCATCCATCCCTTCTATAGAGCTGTTTCTGTCAATATGGTAGGAAGGCCTGCCCCATTTAGTTAAGGAGACTTTCCATTGGGATGCAGACACACTGGAAATGTCTGCTTCTTAAACACTTGCTGATTGAATTCTTCAAGTTATATAGATATTGTCTAGAAAAGATATTATGGACTAAGTTTGTACTTTCTTAATTTGTGGTGCCAGGCTTTAGACCAAGCCTGCTATGCCATAGCAATAAAGTTAAGGAACTCAGTAAGCAAGCAATTAATCTGATATTCATAATCATCAATCCGTCTGATATTGAGAGCCATGAAGCCATGACTGGGACTTTAATCTTCTAGCCTTTAGGTAGTACACCCTCATGTTCTAAGAGTCCATGAGCTCTGCTTGCTTAACCATGACTATCCTGGGATGTTGGTTTCACATTGCCCCCGAAGTTAGCAAAAGAATCACAACTCGAATTAAATTATTGCCCTTTTTTTTGTCCATTACTGACATATCAGTATGTTGGTGGAGCACTTAATGGAAACATTAAATTGTCAGTGATATTTCTAAGACCTTATGCAAGCAAGGGATAGAACCAGGTgccaaggagagaaaaataaaccacagtGTTCAGGAATTACACATTCTATatgcagaaagagacaaaatcTATGCAAAAGAAATACTTCAAAGCAGCAAATACTGAGTCCAAACAAGAGGTGCAGACCACAAATTGAATAGGAAGTCAGAGGAATACGGAGAACATGGTGTTTGGAGAAGGCATGGGAGGAGGCCCACTTGGAGGTGGTCACATTTTGAACTGGGTCCCAGAAGATGGCAGGCATTCAGGTAAACAGAGTGTGTAGAGCAACGTTTTTAAAACCTAACtatgtctttcttcttctctctagGAGAATATAGTGTTATACCAAAAGGGCCAAGTCTCTGTTAAGGTCATTGACTTTGGATCAAGTTGTTATGAACACCAGAAAGGTAAGCCCATTCTGGCCCCTTTGTCTGAATTTTTCTAATGTGAGTTCTTTCCCTT is a genomic window of Acinonyx jubatus isolate Ajub_Pintada_27869175 chromosome B4, VMU_Ajub_asm_v1.0, whole genome shotgun sequence containing:
- the DYRK4 gene encoding dual specificity tyrosine-phosphorylation-regulated kinase 4 isoform X4; translated protein: MDAKKPRKCSLTSFPVLKTRKKQDVNPVKVECKPLVQVQKPPPKIKNLRMTRLLPKNTNTSITSLPFVDTKGKKNMVNLPHISNKILLKPPLLYQENKTHNQMSASELKTSEMPFHSSIKTQDPKPEEKPPRKHKVPLTAAEALKFFKNQLSSYEQSEILGYTELWFLGLEAKKLHVTPEFSKTSFDDEHGSYMKVLHDHIAYRYEVLEMIGKGSFGQVAKCLDHKNNELVALKIIRNKKRFHHQALVELKILEALRRKDKDNTYNVVHMKDFFYFRNHLCITFELLGINLYELMKNNSFQGFSLSIVRRFTLSVLKCLQMLYVEKIIHCDLKPENIVLYQKGQVSVKVIDFGSSCYEHQKVYTYIQSRFYRSPEVILGHPYNMAIDMWSLGCIMAELYTGYPLFPGENEVEQLACIMEVLGLPPTHFIQTASRRQTFFDSKGFPKNMTNNRGRKRYPDSKDLTMVLKTYDASFLDFLRRCLVYSQSTVVQKQMILLLTSRQKVIGSLALHHTACVIHLT